In Bacteroidia bacterium, a genomic segment contains:
- a CDS encoding glycosyltransferase: MSVENAETLQAHSNGQMNPTEPDANALLVEVSWEVANPVGGINAVIRSKVPTMMEKWGDRYLLIGPYINHNVMAVFEPMEPGDDPYGRAVTKMRNMGFQVHYGRWLTSGRPLTVLLPPYSVYDRLPEIKYLLWEHHDISTPGDDDLINSVVAFGWMVKVFMTRLSEPDVNTQPVVAQVHEWMAATSIPEIRRDKLPIHTVFTTHATMLGRYLAMNDPNFYDNLPFYDWAKEARHFNIETQVKFERAAAHGAHVFTTVSEVTAKECESLIGRRPEVVTPNGWRLSKYDISHEIQNVHQKNKDLIHEFVRGHFFQNYSFDLDKTMYFFTSGRYEYKNKGYDLTLEALARLNWRLKDAGVDTTVVMFFITKRDYTSINPRVLESRATLGKVRQTVEEIKQQLGDRLFDKTISNDYNRFPDLNDFVDDYWKINLRRSVQNWHSESLPPIVTHNLVDDANDEVLNFMRMANLLNYKEDRVKMVYHPDFISTTSPLFGMDYLDFVKGCHLGIFPSFYEPWGYTPMECMSFGVPAITSDMAGFGDYLVKTLDNPEKAGVYVVNRVNRSFDEAANQLADQLFAFAKMSRAKRISQRYKLVEAAEQFDWKNLAKFYEEAYQKALKIHS; the protein is encoded by the coding sequence ATGTCTGTAGAAAACGCTGAAACACTGCAAGCCCATTCAAATGGCCAGATGAATCCCACAGAACCCGATGCCAACGCGCTTCTGGTGGAAGTTTCCTGGGAGGTTGCTAACCCTGTCGGAGGAATTAATGCCGTTATTCGCTCCAAAGTTCCTACGATGATGGAAAAATGGGGGGACCGGTACCTGCTGATAGGTCCGTATATCAATCATAATGTAATGGCAGTATTTGAGCCGATGGAACCCGGGGATGACCCTTATGGTCGTGCAGTCACGAAGATGCGGAATATGGGGTTTCAGGTTCACTATGGCCGATGGCTGACCAGTGGACGGCCGCTTACCGTACTGCTTCCTCCTTATTCCGTATATGACCGCCTGCCGGAAATTAAATATTTATTGTGGGAACACCATGACATCAGCACACCCGGTGATGATGACCTGATCAATAGTGTGGTGGCCTTTGGCTGGATGGTGAAAGTATTTATGACCCGGCTCTCAGAACCAGACGTCAATACCCAGCCGGTAGTCGCACAGGTCCATGAATGGATGGCAGCTACTTCTATACCCGAAATACGTCGGGATAAACTGCCAATACATACTGTATTTACGACCCACGCGACCATGCTTGGCCGGTATCTCGCCATGAATGACCCCAATTTTTACGACAATCTTCCCTTTTATGACTGGGCCAAAGAAGCCCGCCATTTTAATATAGAAACACAGGTAAAGTTTGAAAGGGCAGCAGCACATGGTGCCCATGTATTTACTACAGTGAGCGAAGTTACTGCTAAGGAATGCGAATCCTTGATAGGCCGAAGACCGGAGGTCGTTACGCCCAATGGCTGGCGCCTGAGCAAGTACGATATCTCCCATGAGATTCAAAACGTTCACCAGAAAAATAAGGACCTGATTCATGAATTTGTCCGCGGACATTTTTTCCAGAACTATTCCTTCGACCTCGATAAAACCATGTACTTCTTTACTTCAGGTCGCTATGAATACAAAAATAAGGGATATGATCTCACGCTGGAGGCCTTGGCCCGGCTCAACTGGAGATTAAAAGATGCGGGTGTAGATACCACCGTAGTCATGTTTTTTATCACCAAACGCGACTATACTTCTATCAACCCCAGGGTACTGGAATCCCGCGCCACCCTGGGCAAAGTCAGACAGACCGTCGAAGAAATCAAACAACAACTGGGCGATCGTCTGTTTGATAAAACGATTTCCAATGACTACAACCGATTTCCCGATCTCAATGATTTTGTGGATGATTACTGGAAAATTAATCTTCGCAGAAGTGTTCAGAATTGGCATAGTGAATCGCTGCCTCCAATTGTAACACATAATCTGGTAGATGACGCCAACGATGAAGTTCTCAACTTCATGCGAATGGCAAATCTGCTAAACTACAAGGAAGACCGGGTAAAAATGGTTTATCACCCAGATTTCATTTCTACTACCAGCCCGCTGTTTGGAATGGACTACCTGGATTTTGTGAAGGGTTGCCACCTCGGAATTTTTCCAAGTTTCTATGAACCATGGGGCTATACACCTATGGAATGTATGTCCTTTGGTGTGCCTGCGATAACCAGCGATATGGCGGGTTTTGGCGATTACCTGGTCAAAACACTGGATAATCCGGAAAAAGCAGGGGTATATGTGGTCAACCGCGTGAATAGAAGCTTCGATGAGGCCGCAAACCAACTCGCAGACCAACTATTTGCTTTTGCCAAAATGTCGCGCGCCAAACGGATTTCCCAACGTTACAAACTGGTCGAAGCTGCGGAACAGTTTGACTGGAAAAATCTGGCTAAATTTTATGAAGAAGCCTATCAGAAAGCACTGAAAATCCATTCATGA
- a CDS encoding CinA family protein encodes MSPDIESKKLAARVVSHCGKKGIVLAIAESCTGGLVSASITSVSGSSAVFDRGFVVYSDNSKTDMLAVPADLIRIHGSVSEQVVLEMALGVLKVSVADLAIAISGIAGPSGGTDDKPVGLVYIGWASREGKSKVRKFQFKGTRDEIRQSTTIAALSMILIETNGLS; translated from the coding sequence ATGTCGCCAGATATTGAATCAAAAAAGCTTGCTGCCAGGGTTGTCTCCCATTGTGGGAAAAAGGGGATCGTACTTGCTATCGCCGAATCCTGCACAGGCGGTTTGGTTTCCGCTTCAATCACTTCTGTTTCTGGCTCATCTGCTGTTTTTGACCGCGGATTTGTGGTTTATAGTGATAACTCTAAAACAGATATGCTTGCAGTTCCTGCTGATCTGATCAGAATTCATGGTTCGGTAAGTGAGCAGGTCGTATTGGAAATGGCACTGGGCGTTTTGAAAGTATCTGTGGCAGATCTGGCGATTGCGATAAGTGGTATAGCAGGCCCTTCTGGCGGGACAGATGATAAACCGGTGGGTCTTGTGTATATTGGGTGGGCAAGTCGCGAAGGGAAAAGTAAAGTCCGGAAATTTCAGTTTAAAGGCACACGCGATGAAATTAGACAGAGTACAACTATCGCGGCACTGTCTATGATCTTAATTGAAACAAATGGTTTGAGTTGA
- a CDS encoding alpha amylase C-terminal domain-containing protein, with protein sequence MKAEEKKKKVLGLVADDPWLEPYTEDLEYRLERFQSALSEISDANGSLRDFSMAYRQMGIHYDPMAQGWRYREWAPRAEALFLIGDFNGWNRSSHPLKKGENGIWEIFISDDATNGKLTVGSKVKVHVVGENGTYDRIPAYIFRAVQAEGSTDFAGEVVDLQQPFNWTDKLYNPAEIDSPLIYECHTGMAQEKEGLGTYREFADNILPRISRLGYNAIQLMAVQEHPYYGSFGYHVSNFFAPSSRFGTADDLKYLINKAHEWNIAVIMDVVHSHAVKNFAEGLNEFDGSTDQYFHPGGRGDHSGWDSKLFNYGKWEVRQFLLSNLAYWLEEFHFDGFRFDGVTSMLYFHHGEHVSFDSYEKYFREGVEWDAITYLQLANELVHNLKPGAITIAEDMSGMPGGCRPIKEGGIGFDYRLGMGIPDYWIKLLKHKTDEEWNVHELWHVLTNRRYKEKTIAYAESHDQALVGDKTLAFWLMDKEMYWHMQIDDTHPVIDRGIAIHKMLRLLTASLGGEGYLNFMGNEFGHPEWIDFPRAGNNWSYQYARRQWSLVDRHDLKYQFLNAFDKAMIGLLKNEYILSAQPAQPLNMDEENQVIVFERHNLVFVFNFHPTRSIPDYEFTVPENGPYQIILNSDSALFGGHKRIVETLEYPTLKDEYGNFRIRLYCTNRTALVLKLK encoded by the coding sequence ATGAAAGCTGAAGAAAAAAAGAAAAAGGTATTGGGACTGGTTGCGGACGATCCGTGGTTGGAACCCTACACAGAAGACCTCGAGTATAGGCTGGAGCGATTTCAGTCTGCACTGAGTGAAATTTCGGACGCAAACGGGAGTCTGCGGGATTTTTCAATGGCATACCGTCAAATGGGCATTCATTATGACCCAATGGCTCAGGGCTGGCGATATCGGGAATGGGCGCCCCGTGCGGAGGCACTCTTTCTGATTGGCGATTTTAATGGTTGGAATCGCTCTTCCCACCCATTAAAAAAGGGGGAAAACGGGATTTGGGAAATTTTCATTTCCGATGATGCGACAAACGGGAAACTTACTGTCGGATCAAAAGTGAAGGTGCATGTAGTGGGCGAGAATGGCACGTATGACCGTATTCCTGCCTATATTTTTCGCGCAGTACAAGCCGAAGGCTCGACAGATTTTGCGGGTGAAGTAGTGGACTTGCAACAACCATTTAATTGGACCGATAAATTGTACAACCCTGCGGAGATTGATTCTCCGTTGATTTATGAATGTCATACGGGAATGGCCCAGGAAAAAGAAGGGCTGGGAACTTATCGGGAGTTTGCCGACAACATTCTGCCCCGGATCTCCCGGCTTGGGTATAATGCTATCCAGTTAATGGCGGTACAGGAGCATCCCTATTATGGATCATTTGGCTACCATGTATCCAATTTTTTTGCTCCCTCCTCCCGTTTTGGCACGGCAGATGACCTGAAGTATCTGATCAATAAGGCGCATGAGTGGAATATTGCCGTGATTATGGATGTGGTACATTCTCATGCGGTGAAAAATTTTGCTGAAGGGCTGAATGAATTTGATGGGTCTACCGACCAGTATTTTCATCCCGGAGGAAGAGGTGATCATAGCGGGTGGGATTCGAAATTGTTTAATTATGGGAAATGGGAAGTGCGCCAATTTTTGCTTTCCAACCTTGCATATTGGCTGGAGGAATTTCATTTTGACGGATTTCGCTTCGACGGTGTTACTTCCATGTTGTATTTCCACCACGGAGAACATGTGTCTTTTGACAGTTATGAGAAATATTTCCGGGAGGGAGTAGAGTGGGATGCGATTACGTATCTTCAGCTGGCAAATGAACTGGTTCACAACCTTAAGCCTGGGGCGATTACCATTGCCGAGGATATGAGTGGAATGCCTGGTGGTTGCCGCCCGATCAAAGAGGGCGGAATTGGCTTTGACTATCGGCTTGGGATGGGGATTCCCGATTATTGGATAAAACTGCTCAAGCATAAAACTGATGAAGAATGGAATGTACATGAGTTGTGGCACGTGCTGACCAATCGCAGGTACAAAGAAAAGACCATCGCGTATGCAGAATCCCATGACCAGGCACTGGTAGGAGATAAAACGCTCGCTTTCTGGCTGATGGATAAGGAAATGTACTGGCATATGCAGATAGATGATACGCATCCTGTCATAGACAGGGGAATAGCCATACATAAAATGCTGCGGTTGCTTACCGCCTCACTGGGGGGAGAGGGATATCTCAATTTTATGGGCAATGAATTTGGCCACCCCGAATGGATTGACTTTCCTCGCGCCGGCAATAACTGGAGTTACCAGTACGCCCGCAGGCAGTGGTCGCTGGTTGACAGACACGACCTGAAATACCAATTTCTCAATGCCTTCGACAAAGCAATGATCGGCCTGCTCAAGAATGAATATATTCTTTCTGCCCAGCCGGCTCAGCCACTCAATATGGACGAAGAAAATCAGGTGATCGTATTCGAACGCCACAATCTGGTGTTTGTCTTTAACTTTCATCCTACCAGATCTATTCCTGACTATGAGTTTACTGTTCCGGAAAACGGTCCTTACCAAATTATTTTAAACTCAGATTCGGCACTTTTTGGCGGACACAAGCGGATAGTTGAGACGCTGGAATATCCCACATTAAAAGATGAATATGGCAATTTTCGTATTCGCCTTTATTGTACCAACCGCACGGCATTGGTCTTAAAACTTAAATAA
- a CDS encoding GMC family oxidoreductase N-terminal domain-containing protein has protein sequence MYDYIIVGGGTAGCVLAYRLTEDPSIRVLMVEAGGKDKSRYIKIPAAFSKTFKTEIDWDYSTPPQSHSGNRSYYLPRGKVLGGCSSVNAMIYIRGNKKDFDHWEKLGNKGWDYDAVLPYFKKSEHQTRGENAYHNVGGPFHITDLNERFPITESFVEAGKELGYEVNPDFNGEKQEGFGFYQVNQKGGKRFSAADAFLRPALSRPNLTVITHATVRRIMVENNRAVGIEYQLPTHIQQVRASREVILTAGAYNSPQLLMLSGIGDSNELQQAGIKPLVHLPGVGKNLQDHLIIPMVFHNKDHKTLENAESLTSLFHYLIWGEGPLSSNVAEAGAFIHTRSGLEGPDIQFHFAPGFFMNHGFDTPPKGHGFSYGPTLLQPESVGEIKILSDNPLQAPMIDHHYLSENIDLETLVVGYEVGLELVQTAALKKYFDGFFLPGRALRTKEEIRAHITRNAQTLYHPVGTCKMGRDEMAVVDDHLRVIGIEGLRVADASIMPKVTRGNTQAPVLMIAEKAADLILSNPLLANTQNTETVNAGSVH, from the coding sequence ATGTATGATTATATTATTGTGGGCGGAGGAACAGCAGGATGCGTTCTCGCCTATCGTCTGACCGAAGATCCTTCCATCCGTGTATTGATGGTGGAAGCGGGTGGAAAAGACAAAAGCCGTTATATTAAAATCCCCGCGGCATTTTCAAAAACTTTTAAGACAGAAATTGACTGGGACTACTCTACACCGCCCCAGTCTCATTCGGGCAACCGGTCATACTATCTTCCCCGGGGAAAAGTGCTGGGTGGCTGTAGCAGTGTAAACGCGATGATCTATATCCGGGGGAATAAAAAAGATTTTGATCACTGGGAAAAACTCGGAAATAAAGGCTGGGATTACGACGCCGTTTTGCCTTATTTTAAAAAATCAGAACACCAGACCCGCGGTGAAAACGCTTATCACAATGTTGGCGGGCCTTTTCATATTACCGACTTAAATGAAAGATTCCCCATAACAGAATCTTTTGTAGAAGCGGGAAAAGAACTGGGGTATGAGGTAAACCCCGACTTTAATGGCGAAAAGCAGGAAGGATTTGGATTCTACCAGGTCAATCAAAAAGGTGGGAAAAGATTTAGTGCAGCAGATGCTTTTTTACGCCCGGCTTTGTCCAGGCCAAACCTAACCGTCATCACTCATGCTACAGTACGCCGTATTATGGTGGAAAACAACCGCGCGGTTGGGATTGAATATCAGCTGCCTACACATATTCAGCAGGTCAGGGCAAGCCGGGAAGTGATTCTCACTGCCGGTGCATATAATAGTCCCCAACTGCTGATGCTCTCCGGAATTGGCGATTCAAACGAATTACAGCAAGCGGGCATAAAGCCTTTGGTTCACCTTCCAGGGGTAGGAAAAAACCTTCAGGACCACCTGATTATCCCGATGGTTTTTCACAACAAAGACCATAAAACCCTGGAGAATGCAGAAAGTCTGACAAGTTTGTTTCACTATCTGATCTGGGGAGAAGGTCCACTAAGCAGTAATGTAGCAGAAGCAGGCGCCTTTATCCACACGCGAAGCGGGCTGGAAGGGCCAGATATTCAGTTCCACTTTGCCCCCGGATTCTTTATGAATCACGGCTTTGATACGCCGCCCAAAGGCCATGGCTTCAGCTACGGCCCTACCCTTCTTCAGCCTGAATCTGTCGGAGAAATAAAAATTTTATCTGACAACCCCCTTCAGGCACCCATGATAGATCATCATTATCTATCTGAAAATATTGATCTCGAAACGCTCGTTGTCGGTTATGAGGTAGGGTTGGAACTGGTGCAGACGGCTGCACTCAAAAAATACTTTGACGGCTTTTTCCTTCCGGGAAGAGCATTGAGGACGAAAGAGGAGATTCGGGCTCATATTACCCGCAATGCGCAAACCCTCTATCACCCGGTAGGAACCTGCAAAATGGGCCGGGACGAAATGGCGGTCGTAGATGACCATTTACGGGTAATTGGCATTGAGGGGTTGCGCGTCGCAGATGCTTCCATTATGCCCAAAGTTACCCGGGGAAATACCCAGGCGCCCGTGCTGATGATTGCAGAAAAAGCAGCGGATCTGATTCTCTCAAACCCGCTGCTGGCCAATACGCAAAATACCGAAACGGTAAATGCCGGATCAGTCCACTAG
- a CDS encoding S9 family peptidase, whose protein sequence is MLVKAKQIPRKLVTHGHERIDPYFWMRDRENPEVISHLNAENALTKAVMAHTENLQNQLFEEMKGRIKPDDSSVPYRLDNYFYYSRYEEGKEYPVYCRKKDNLDQPEEIILDVNILADGKPYCEIGGSTISQNHRFLAYSVDYQGRRIYTIHVKDLETGELLSDEIPEITGNMVWALDNQTLFYSKQDPVTLRSDRIFRHLLGTSVLADVQVFEEKDETFYVQVSKSKSRQYIFIHSSSTLSDEVCYLDSTNPTGDFTTIIPREKEHEYSVDHFGTDFYLLTNDQAKNFRLVKAPLTAPSRENWTEIIPHRADVLLEGIEIFKDFLVLDERKNGLNQIRIMPWEGEGEYYLDFPDPAYSAGVDFNPEFNTQVLRFSYQSLTTPASTFDFDMVSRKRTLLKQQEILGGFSSENYRSERIYAKAEDGTAVPVSLVYHKDTPKDGNSPLLLYGYGSYGYSMDPYFSPARLSLLDRGFIYAIAHIRGGSDLGRQWYEDGKMLKKKNTFSDFIACGEHMIRAGYTRKGKLFCMGGSAGGLLVGAVINMRPDLFYGAVASVPFVDVVTTMLDEDIPLTTGEYDEWGNPADKTYYDYMLSYSPYDNVTNSAYPHLLIISGLHDSQVQYWEPTKWIAKLRDYRTNNNRLLLHTNMDAGHGGASGRFESYREVALEYAFLLDLASSDT, encoded by the coding sequence ATGTTGGTAAAAGCGAAACAAATTCCCAGGAAACTGGTGACACACGGCCATGAGAGAATAGACCCCTATTTCTGGATGCGAGACCGCGAAAACCCTGAAGTAATTTCCCATCTTAATGCAGAAAATGCCCTTACAAAGGCTGTAATGGCTCATACTGAAAATCTTCAGAACCAGTTGTTTGAAGAAATGAAAGGACGAATCAAACCCGATGATTCGTCCGTTCCTTACCGGTTGGATAATTATTTCTATTACAGCCGATATGAAGAAGGAAAAGAATATCCGGTGTATTGCCGGAAAAAAGATAATCTGGACCAGCCGGAAGAAATTATTCTGGATGTGAATATACTGGCAGATGGCAAACCTTATTGTGAGATTGGTGGCAGTACGATTAGCCAAAATCATCGGTTTCTGGCATATTCTGTTGACTATCAGGGTAGAAGGATTTATACTATTCATGTCAAAGACCTCGAAACGGGGGAGTTGCTGAGTGATGAGATCCCTGAAATAACAGGCAATATGGTCTGGGCACTTGACAATCAGACCTTATTTTACAGTAAGCAGGATCCCGTTACCCTTCGCTCTGACAGGATATTCCGGCATCTTCTGGGGACATCTGTTTTGGCTGATGTTCAGGTTTTTGAAGAAAAAGACGAAACCTTCTATGTTCAGGTAAGTAAATCCAAATCCCGGCAATACATATTCATCCATTCTTCGAGTACGCTTTCTGATGAGGTCTGTTATCTTGACTCGACCAATCCTACGGGTGATTTCACGACAATTATTCCCCGTGAAAAGGAACATGAGTATTCGGTGGATCACTTTGGTACGGATTTTTATTTATTGACCAATGACCAGGCAAAAAATTTCCGTTTGGTTAAGGCGCCTCTGACAGCACCTTCCCGTGAAAACTGGACAGAAATTATTCCGCACCGGGCGGATGTGTTGTTGGAAGGGATAGAAATTTTTAAAGACTTTTTAGTCCTGGATGAACGAAAAAACGGCCTGAACCAGATCCGGATCATGCCCTGGGAAGGAGAGGGCGAATATTATCTCGACTTTCCCGACCCGGCATATTCTGCGGGTGTGGATTTTAATCCGGAGTTTAATACGCAGGTGTTGCGGTTTAGCTATCAATCGTTGACTACGCCTGCTTCCACTTTCGATTTTGATATGGTTTCGCGCAAGCGTACACTGCTCAAACAACAGGAAATACTGGGTGGATTTTCTTCTGAAAACTACCGTTCTGAAAGAATTTACGCTAAAGCAGAAGACGGAACAGCCGTTCCTGTGTCTTTGGTGTATCACAAAGATACCCCAAAGGATGGCAATTCACCATTGCTTCTTTACGGTTATGGTTCATATGGCTATAGCATGGATCCTTATTTCAGCCCTGCACGGCTCAGTCTGTTGGATCGCGGCTTTATTTATGCGATTGCGCATATCAGAGGTGGTTCAGATCTTGGCCGGCAGTGGTATGAGGACGGTAAAATGCTGAAGAAAAAAAATACATTTTCGGACTTTATTGCCTGCGGCGAACATATGATCCGTGCCGGTTATACCCGGAAGGGCAAGTTGTTTTGTATGGGGGGAAGTGCTGGCGGTTTGCTGGTAGGAGCGGTCATCAATATGCGTCCCGATTTATTTTATGGAGCGGTAGCTTCCGTACCTTTCGTTGATGTCGTGACAACAATGCTGGATGAAGACATTCCGCTTACAACCGGGGAGTATGACGAGTGGGGAAATCCTGCGGATAAAACCTACTACGACTATATGCTTTCCTATTCACCCTATGACAACGTAACAAACAGTGCGTATCCGCATTTACTGATTATTTCTGGCTTACATGATTCGCAGGTTCAGTACTGGGAGCCAACAAAATGGATAGCCAAACTTCGCGATTACCGCACCAATAACAACCGCCTGCTATTGCACACCAATATGGATGCAGGCCATGGCGGTGCGTCCGGGCGATTTGAGTCTTACCGGGAGGTTGCGCTTGAATACGCCTTTCTGCTGGATCTTGCAAGTTCTGATACCTAG
- a CDS encoding DUF2341 domain-containing protein — protein MKKYLVILFSIFIFSNLYSQNCLTGWAYYKEITFDNSAGTNTLTDIQLRVEVNTAELFSQGKVRSDLGDLRVVFPDCTPVPFYFDSAATSSENTLWLRVPQVIAQQNLVLRLYYGNPNATSEASGDDTFLFFDDFSEDSVDMNKWQPVGEYATLDIIDGALRYSSTYSQATGARFKYLRSAAVFSESVWMDFRINQANSQEFGFSSADSILERYMLRYQLPGDTIRILAVMTDTTSNGYATITDYPYIHIPRQTFQTIQVKAKISENQKFTVEEIYNLDNGNANTDGLEFPFFNMSGFHFMLSSFSNSQYVYLDHIKVWRAVDDRPEGTAGDEVANPVFVGITPDLWIGVKVYPNPATDQIYMEWTDSRAIESVRLMDITGKIVLEKNAPVNQFSLGNLPNGLYLLQLFEKGQLMGSKRIEILR, from the coding sequence ATGAAAAAGTACTTAGTAATTCTGTTTTCCATTTTTATTTTCTCAAATCTTTACAGCCAAAACTGCCTTACAGGCTGGGCTTATTATAAGGAGATTACCTTTGACAACAGTGCCGGCACAAATACCCTTACGGACATTCAGTTAAGGGTCGAAGTGAATACTGCCGAATTATTTTCTCAGGGAAAAGTCCGAAGTGATTTGGGGGATTTGCGGGTGGTGTTTCCCGATTGTACGCCGGTTCCTTTTTATTTTGACAGTGCGGCCACTTCATCAGAGAATACCTTATGGCTTCGTGTACCCCAGGTGATTGCACAGCAAAATCTGGTTCTGCGTCTGTATTATGGCAATCCCAATGCTACGTCTGAGGCAAGCGGTGATGATACATTTCTCTTCTTCGACGATTTCTCCGAAGATTCAGTGGATATGAATAAATGGCAGCCAGTAGGAGAATATGCCACGCTGGACATCATTGATGGTGCGCTTCGTTATTCAAGTACGTATTCGCAGGCAACGGGAGCTCGGTTTAAATATCTCCGGTCCGCAGCCGTCTTTTCCGAATCGGTGTGGATGGATTTCCGCATCAACCAGGCCAATTCTCAGGAATTTGGTTTCAGTAGTGCGGATTCTATTCTGGAGAGATATATGCTCCGCTATCAACTTCCCGGAGATACGATCCGGATTCTGGCTGTAATGACTGATACTACCTCCAACGGCTACGCAACCATTACCGATTATCCTTACATACATATTCCCCGGCAGACTTTCCAGACGATTCAGGTAAAAGCCAAAATCAGTGAAAATCAGAAATTTACAGTGGAAGAAATTTATAATCTGGACAATGGCAATGCCAATACAGACGGACTGGAATTTCCCTTTTTTAATATGTCCGGATTTCACTTTATGCTCTCATCTTTTTCCAATTCCCAATATGTATATCTCGATCATATAAAGGTATGGCGTGCCGTAGATGACAGACCCGAAGGTACGGCGGGAGATGAGGTAGCCAACCCGGTATTCGTGGGGATAACCCCTGATTTATGGATTGGCGTGAAGGTTTATCCCAATCCTGCAACAGATCAGATATATATGGAATGGACAGATTCCCGGGCGATTGAATCGGTGCGCCTGATGGATATTACCGGAAAAATTGTGTTGGAAAAAAATGCCCCCGTAAATCAGTTCAGCCTCGGAAACCTTCCCAATGGCCTGTATTTGCTTCAGTTGTTTGAGAAAGGGCAGTTGATGGGCAGCAAACGAATTGAGATTCTTCGCTAA
- a CDS encoding LytTR family DNA-binding domain-containing protein: protein MLKVLVIEDEHLAARRLIRLLKEIEPDVQVLATLDSVKASVEWLEGNQADLIFLDIHLADGNSFSIFDQIRVSTPIIFSTAYDQYAIRAFKVNSIDYLLKPIEKEELAQSLKKFQQARPTEPKVDLSVLAEALLGKKSPEYQKRFMVTSGDKIKSVPVEEVAYFFGQQKYVFLITKDNRRHIIDMTLSQLEETLDPAKFYRINRQFIIGFDSIVNMVAYSKSRVKVELNPASDLEAIVSIEKSKSFKDWLNG from the coding sequence ATGCTGAAAGTTCTGGTCATTGAAGATGAACACCTCGCGGCCCGCAGGCTCATCCGCCTATTGAAAGAAATAGAGCCTGATGTACAGGTTCTTGCAACGCTCGACTCTGTAAAAGCATCCGTCGAATGGCTCGAAGGCAATCAGGCCGACCTGATCTTCCTGGATATCCATCTTGCCGATGGCAACAGTTTTTCTATATTTGATCAGATTCGGGTTTCGACCCCTATTATTTTCTCTACAGCCTATGACCAGTACGCAATCCGTGCGTTTAAAGTCAATAGCATCGATTATCTGCTCAAGCCGATTGAAAAAGAGGAGCTTGCCCAAAGTCTGAAAAAATTTCAACAGGCTCGCCCGACAGAACCGAAAGTTGATCTTTCTGTGTTAGCCGAGGCTCTGCTGGGTAAAAAATCACCTGAATATCAGAAGCGTTTTATGGTCACGAGTGGCGACAAGATCAAATCAGTCCCGGTGGAGGAAGTCGCCTATTTTTTTGGTCAGCAGAAATATGTATTTCTGATTACCAAAGACAACCGGCGCCATATTATCGATATGACACTCAGCCAGTTGGAAGAAACTCTTGACCCTGCCAAATTTTACCGCATCAACCGACAGTTTATAATTGGTTTTGACTCTATTGTAAATATGGTGGCCTACTCTAAAAGCCGTGTGAAGGTTGAACTCAATCCTGCCAGCGATCTTGAGGCAATTGTGAGTATCGAAAAGTCCAAAAGCTTCAAGGATTGGCTAAATGGCTGA